One Sphingomonas limnosediminicola DNA segment encodes these proteins:
- a CDS encoding SulP family inorganic anion transporter yields MKPKLLTTLHDYSWRLFVGDALAGVTIALVALPLSIAIAIASGATPKAGLVTAIVGGFLISLLGGSRVQIGGPTGAFIVVVASVITQFGLDGLLLATLLAGFILVVGGLVRAGRFISLVPEPVIEGFTVGIALIIAVSQLKDLLGLSTARVPADLIHGLPALWAARSQVNVTALAVGTFAIAGIALLRHRIPWFPGSLLVVAAASALVALLPLPVDTIYSRFGPLPAGLPPPHIPDLSIARIGELLPSAFLIAFLAAVESLLSAIVADRMIGSSHRSNAELLGQGAANIISPLFGGLPATGAIARTATNVRAGGRTPVAGIVHAATILAISLAAAPLAGYLTMPALAGLLVVTAWLMSEPTRWGERMSLRPGDRALFFMTMILTVLSNLTIAIAIGTGAGMGLRLLRRNVEPAAWNPADRSKL; encoded by the coding sequence ATGAAGCCCAAGCTCCTGACGACCCTCCATGATTATTCCTGGCGCTTGTTCGTGGGTGATGCGCTCGCCGGTGTCACAATCGCACTCGTCGCGCTGCCGCTCAGCATTGCCATAGCCATTGCGTCCGGGGCCACGCCGAAAGCCGGTCTAGTCACCGCGATTGTTGGTGGATTCCTCATTTCATTGCTCGGCGGCAGCAGGGTCCAGATAGGCGGTCCGACCGGCGCCTTCATCGTCGTCGTTGCATCTGTCATCACTCAGTTTGGTCTCGACGGGCTGCTACTGGCGACCCTTCTTGCAGGATTCATCCTCGTCGTCGGCGGCCTCGTTCGAGCGGGACGTTTCATTTCGCTTGTGCCGGAGCCCGTGATCGAAGGATTCACGGTGGGTATCGCGCTGATTATTGCAGTCAGTCAGCTCAAGGATCTGCTGGGGCTTTCCACCGCTCGTGTCCCGGCTGATCTCATCCACGGCTTGCCCGCTCTCTGGGCCGCACGCAGCCAGGTGAATGTAACCGCACTCGCCGTCGGGACATTCGCAATCGCGGGCATTGCACTGCTCCGCCACCGCATTCCGTGGTTCCCCGGCTCCTTGCTCGTCGTCGCCGCCGCATCTGCGCTCGTGGCATTGCTCCCTCTGCCCGTGGATACGATCTACTCGCGCTTTGGTCCGCTTCCTGCCGGCCTGCCGCCACCACACATCCCCGACTTGAGCATTGCACGGATCGGCGAGCTGTTGCCCTCCGCGTTCCTGATTGCCTTCCTTGCGGCGGTGGAGTCGCTTCTCTCTGCCATTGTCGCGGACCGGATGATCGGCAGCAGCCACCGGTCAAATGCCGAATTGCTCGGTCAAGGCGCCGCAAACATCATTTCGCCTTTGTTCGGCGGGTTGCCGGCAACAGGCGCGATCGCAAGAACCGCGACAAACGTTCGCGCCGGAGGACGAACTCCAGTCGCCGGCATCGTACACGCGGCGACGATCCTCGCCATTTCGCTCGCCGCCGCTCCACTCGCGGGCTATCTCACCATGCCAGCGCTTGCTGGCCTGCTTGTCGTGACTGCATGGCTGATGAGCGAACCCACGCGGTGGGGCGAACGCATGAGCCTGCGACCGGGCGATCGCGCGCTCTTCTTCATGACGATGATCTTGACCGTCCTCAGCAATCTGACGATCGCAATTGCCATCGGCACCGGCGCCGGAATGGGACTGCGTTTGCTCCGCAGAAATGTGGAGCCAGCGGCATGGAATCCGGCGGATCGCTCGAAGCTTTAG
- a CDS encoding nuclear transport factor 2 family protein, whose product MNVLRCHRFAWAASATIIFSQPSLAAIPAPADQTVDERAVLAADAQQRLAVASKDIIAIGRISDPHLRVNAPNNRILTREDLMRMVASGEIRNEVFERTPEDVVITGDVGVVMGHEVVVPAAASEQARMYGRKTLNRRYTNVYIRTGEGWRHLARHANIMVSVPSQ is encoded by the coding sequence ATGAACGTCTTGCGATGTCATCGGTTTGCGTGGGCGGCTTCGGCAACAATAATCTTTAGCCAGCCGTCACTGGCTGCAATCCCAGCCCCCGCGGATCAGACCGTCGATGAGCGGGCGGTCTTGGCGGCAGACGCGCAGCAGCGGCTGGCTGTGGCATCAAAGGACATCATTGCGATTGGCAGGATCTCAGATCCGCATTTGCGCGTGAACGCACCCAATAATCGCATTCTGACGCGAGAAGACTTGATGAGAATGGTTGCGTCGGGCGAAATCCGAAACGAGGTATTCGAGCGCACGCCCGAGGATGTCGTCATCACAGGCGATGTCGGTGTGGTGATGGGCCACGAGGTAGTCGTCCCAGCCGCGGCGAGCGAGCAGGCCCGCATGTATGGTCGCAAGACCCTGAACCGACGCTACACCAACGTCTACATTCGTACTGGCGAAGGTTGGCGACATCTCGCCCGCCACGCCAACATCATGGTGAGTGTACCTTCACAGTGA
- a CDS encoding phytanoyl-CoA dioxygenase family protein: MWRAPFWLVALATGAKSFADNPILGSEALNRRGLHAARFKLAQRLAWWRRRRLAAAVPAVWRERFDRDGYVEVRDFLPTEIFERLQQSLTSREFDGREQQQGDAITRRVPVGPGLLRNVPELRKMVEDRSLRSLFAYVASTRAEPLYYVQTIVSGHASGAPDPQLELHADTFHPSLKAWLFLTDVTDDQAPLTYVAGSHKLTPARLAWEKARSITIKDSDRLSQRGSLRIRPDELPTLSLPEPTRLAVPSNTLVVIDTCGFHARGSCDRPTVRAEIWAYVRRTPFLPWTGLHLLSWRPLANRRAKWLPSILDRLDRLGLVKQHWRPAGRKRAIDP, encoded by the coding sequence TTGTGGCGCGCGCCCTTTTGGCTCGTCGCGCTGGCGACCGGTGCTAAAAGCTTCGCTGATAACCCGATCCTCGGCTCGGAAGCGCTCAACCGGCGTGGCCTCCACGCGGCGCGGTTTAAGCTTGCGCAGCGCCTTGCCTGGTGGAGGCGCCGCCGCCTCGCGGCTGCGGTGCCCGCGGTCTGGCGCGAACGCTTCGACCGAGACGGCTATGTCGAGGTACGAGACTTCCTTCCCACCGAGATCTTTGAGCGTCTGCAACAGAGTCTGACTAGCCGCGAGTTTGACGGCCGCGAACAGCAGCAGGGCGACGCGATTACCCGCCGAGTACCGGTCGGCCCTGGATTGCTACGCAACGTCCCCGAGCTCCGTAAGATGGTAGAGGACCGCTCATTGCGCTCGCTTTTCGCTTATGTCGCGAGCACGCGCGCCGAGCCACTCTACTACGTTCAGACGATCGTCAGCGGCCACGCGTCCGGAGCGCCTGACCCTCAGCTTGAGCTGCACGCCGACACGTTCCACCCATCGCTAAAGGCGTGGCTGTTCCTTACCGACGTCACCGACGACCAAGCGCCACTCACCTACGTGGCGGGATCGCACAAGTTGACGCCCGCCCGGCTCGCTTGGGAAAAGGCGCGGAGCATCACCATCAAAGACAGCGACCGTCTTTCCCAACGCGGTTCGCTTCGCATTCGGCCCGACGAGCTGCCAACGCTGAGTTTACCCGAGCCGACGCGGCTTGCTGTGCCCTCGAATACGCTAGTGGTGATCGACACCTGCGGCTTCCACGCCCGCGGCAGCTGCGACCGGCCCACGGTCCGTGCTGAAATCTGGGCTTACGTGCGCCGCACGCCGTTCTTGCCGTGGACCGGCTTGCACCTCCTCTCCTGGAGACCGCTGGCGAACCGCCGCGCGAAGTGGTTGCCGAGCATTCTCGACCGGCTAGACCGTCTTGGCCTAGTAAAACAACACTGGCGACCTGCCGGCCGCAAGCGGGCCATCGATCCGTAA
- a CDS encoding PEPxxWA-CTERM sorting domain-containing protein, translating into MKKLGALCATVAMVLCSNAAQAVPFSSGDIFAAISNGKVAHYDHGGTLLQTLDSGLGGYTTGMAFDGSGNLYSTNFSAGSITRYDANGAILPPNPYISGLATPESIAFAADGSFYVGTLGSSTQHYSSAGTLLQTYSMGRTDWLDLAANQTTLFYNDESGTIRRWDLTTDTALPDFANNNLNGGTESFALRILANGDVLSAADSLITQYDSAGLFLGSYDVTGVDGFFALNLDPDGTHFWSGSFENGSLYEFLIGGFGADSSITSFNTGVGSSALFGVALAGEITAGGPPTDGAVPEPSTWAMLLLGFGTIGYQMRKTRSIKVKYQSA; encoded by the coding sequence ATGAAGAAGTTAGGCGCTCTTTGCGCGACAGTCGCAATGGTCTTGTGCTCCAATGCTGCACAGGCCGTTCCGTTTTCCAGCGGCGACATCTTCGCCGCTATCAGCAACGGAAAGGTGGCCCACTATGATCATGGCGGAACCCTTCTCCAGACCCTGGATAGTGGCCTGGGCGGCTACACAACCGGCATGGCGTTCGACGGGTCGGGCAACCTCTACTCGACCAATTTCAGCGCGGGCAGCATTACGCGATACGACGCCAATGGCGCCATTCTGCCGCCCAACCCATATATTTCCGGGCTCGCAACACCCGAGTCTATCGCGTTCGCAGCGGACGGTTCATTTTACGTCGGCACCCTCGGGAGTTCGACGCAACACTACTCGAGCGCAGGAACGCTCCTCCAAACGTATAGCATGGGGCGTACTGACTGGCTCGATCTCGCGGCCAACCAGACTACTTTGTTCTACAATGACGAAAGCGGCACGATCAGGCGCTGGGATCTCACCACCGACACCGCCTTGCCGGACTTCGCGAATAATAATTTGAACGGGGGCACAGAATCCTTCGCGCTCCGCATTCTCGCCAATGGTGATGTTTTGAGCGCAGCGGACTCACTGATCACGCAATATGACTCGGCGGGTCTCTTTCTTGGCAGTTATGACGTTACCGGCGTTGACGGATTCTTCGCGCTCAATCTCGATCCGGATGGAACCCATTTCTGGAGCGGCAGCTTCGAGAATGGGTCCCTGTACGAGTTCCTGATCGGCGGTTTCGGCGCCGATTCATCCATCACGTCGTTCAACACTGGTGTGGGCAGCAGCGCTCTGTTCGGCGTCGCGCTCGCGGGCGAAATCACCGCTGGCGGGCCGCCGACAGATGGTGCTGTTCCGGAGCCGTCCACGTGGGCGATGTTGCTGTTGGGCTTTGGTACCATCGGGTATCAGATGCGCAAGACGAGAAGCATCAAGGTCAAATATCAATCGGCTTAG
- a CDS encoding thermonuclease family protein gives MFVGLTGGLVWTNWPQKSATSPAPAIEWNVVASVPTRTPDAEDLVWEQRAATADSSVIPASAASFQQAAFGFCHTGGGTNCVVDGDTIWIGGQKVRVADIDAPETHDYRCPEEKALGDRATQRLIQLVNSGPVTLQPIDRVEDVYGRKLRLVMVNGTSVGETLVSEGLARYYEGGRKPWC, from the coding sequence GTGTTCGTTGGCCTGACCGGCGGTTTGGTCTGGACCAATTGGCCCCAAAAAAGTGCGACCTCACCAGCCCCCGCCATCGAATGGAATGTCGTCGCGTCTGTCCCGACAAGGACGCCCGATGCCGAGGACCTCGTTTGGGAGCAACGAGCCGCCACAGCGGACTCTAGCGTAATACCGGCTTCCGCTGCTTCTTTTCAGCAAGCTGCTTTCGGCTTCTGTCACACAGGAGGTGGGACGAACTGCGTCGTCGATGGCGATACCATCTGGATCGGCGGTCAGAAGGTCAGGGTGGCCGACATCGATGCGCCCGAGACCCATGACTATCGTTGTCCCGAGGAAAAGGCGCTCGGCGATCGCGCCACTCAACGGCTAATCCAGCTCGTGAATAGCGGACCGGTTACCTTGCAGCCGATTGATCGGGTCGAGGATGTCTACGGTCGTAAGCTAAGGTTGGTCATGGTCAACGGGACCAGTGTCGGGGAAACTCTCGTTAGCGAGGGTCTGGCACGGTATTACGAAGGCGGTCGAAAGCCCTGGTGCTAA
- a CDS encoding antitoxin Xre/MbcA/ParS toxin-binding domain-containing protein, translating into MSGCRRRKDMKPVERAREWAFKLFHSQEAVDRFMNRPSRRFGGKAPIKIARTHQGANWVIEQLTDAAYGSPVLPSKPNGKAPRPPEL; encoded by the coding sequence ATGAGCGGATGCCGACGAAGGAAAGATATGAAACCTGTTGAACGAGCCCGCGAGTGGGCATTCAAGCTCTTCCACTCACAGGAGGCGGTTGACCGGTTCATGAACAGGCCAAGCCGTCGTTTCGGCGGTAAGGCTCCGATTAAGATCGCTCGGACGCACCAAGGTGCTAACTGGGTCATCGAACAGTTGACCGACGCGGCCTACGGTTCCCCGGTTTTGCCTAGCAAGCCGAACGGCAAAGCCCCCCGACCGCCGGAGCTGTGA
- a CDS encoding MbcA/ParS/Xre antitoxin family protein — MPHLEERRTEMYRLAAKVLGSAENAEDWMRHPALGLNGQVPAELIGTAEGVELVETLLMQIEYGVYV; from the coding sequence ATGCCGCATTTGGAAGAGCGCCGCACTGAAATGTATCGGCTGGCCGCCAAGGTGCTTGGATCTGCGGAGAATGCCGAGGATTGGATGCGCCACCCGGCTCTAGGACTAAACGGCCAAGTTCCGGCGGAGCTGATCGGAACGGCCGAGGGCGTCGAGCTGGTCGAAACTCTTCTCATGCAGATTGAGTACGGCGTCTACGTCTGA
- a CDS encoding DUF5990 family protein, producing the protein MAARSEQIPVHMRIVIEAPVPGIRHSLQSKDGHPLDPKVSRSGEPLAFDFPVRVAPGPKFYGDQVRREGPTRRFVYIRIGQSAGDPSSPWSRRMKVDIHGLEQTLLDRATETGGVVEIVVNGTGNDGSPACATVRLIRTGLA; encoded by the coding sequence ATGGCGGCCCGCTCAGAACAAATCCCCGTCCACATGCGAATTGTGATTGAGGCGCCTGTTCCGGGCATCCGGCACAGCCTGCAATCGAAAGACGGTCACCCGCTCGACCCCAAGGTTTCTCGGTCCGGGGAACCGCTGGCCTTCGATTTTCCGGTCCGTGTCGCACCGGGGCCAAAGTTCTATGGCGACCAGGTTCGGCGGGAAGGTCCGACCCGTCGCTTCGTCTACATTCGGATCGGACAGTCAGCTGGCGACCCTTCGTCTCCATGGTCCCGCCGGATGAAAGTTGACATTCACGGTTTAGAGCAAACCTTGCTCGATCGCGCGACTGAAACTGGGGGTGTCGTGGAAATAGTGGTCAATGGCACTGGGAACGATGGTTCTCCCGCCTGTGCGACCGTGAGGCTAATCCGCACAGGCTTGGCCTAG
- the hspQ gene encoding heat shock protein HspQ produces MPRARFAIGEVVRHRIFDFRGVVFDVDPAFANSDEWYEAIPEAIRPAKEQPYYHLLAENAETTYVAYVSQQNLIVDESNEPVDHPAIGTMFDRMEGGRYRLRPVHRH; encoded by the coding sequence ATGCCCCGGGCCCGTTTCGCCATCGGCGAAGTCGTCCGTCACCGGATCTTCGATTTCCGCGGCGTGGTCTTCGACGTCGACCCCGCCTTCGCCAACAGCGACGAATGGTATGAGGCAATCCCCGAGGCGATCCGCCCGGCCAAGGAGCAGCCGTATTATCACCTCCTCGCCGAGAATGCGGAGACGACCTACGTCGCCTATGTCAGCCAGCAGAACCTGATCGTCGACGAGAGCAATGAACCGGTCGACCACCCGGCCATCGGCACCATGTTCGATCGCATGGAAGGCGGCCGGTACCGTTTGAGGCCCGTGCACCGCCACTAG
- the rplU gene encoding 50S ribosomal protein L21 translates to MFAVVRTGGKQYRVAPGDKIVVEKLDGNAGDQITLGEVLLAGEGSDLKSTDGLTVAAEILAQAKGEKVTVFKKRRRHNYRRKKGHRQQHTILKIVAIGDQKESKNAAPKAAAAPASDAPAKPAASAKGKVTKGDETVGADVAGTPTESPAPDSAKAAGAEKPAAKKAAPAKAKPETGSTENAAPAKGGKKAPKAK, encoded by the coding sequence ATGTTCGCAGTCGTGCGCACGGGCGGGAAGCAATATCGCGTCGCCCCCGGAGACAAGATCGTCGTCGAAAAGCTTGACGGCAATGCGGGTGACCAGATCACCTTGGGTGAGGTTCTCCTCGCCGGCGAGGGCTCGGACCTCAAGTCGACCGACGGACTGACCGTCGCGGCCGAGATCCTGGCCCAGGCCAAGGGCGAAAAGGTGACGGTGTTCAAGAAGCGCCGCCGTCACAATTATCGCCGCAAAAAGGGCCATCGCCAGCAGCACACGATCCTCAAGATCGTCGCGATCGGCGATCAGAAGGAAAGCAAGAATGCAGCGCCGAAGGCCGCTGCCGCACCGGCGTCCGATGCGCCGGCGAAGCCTGCTGCCTCCGCGAAGGGCAAGGTCACCAAGGGCGATGAAACGGTTGGCGCAGACGTCGCCGGCACCCCGACCGAAAGCCCGGCACCCGATAGCGCCAAGGCGGCAGGCGCCGAAAAGCCCGCGGCCAAGAAGGCTGCGCCGGCCAAGGCAAAGCCTGAAACCGGGTCGACAGAAAATGCTGCACCTGCTAAGGGCGGCAAGAAGGCCCCCAAGGCCAAGTAA
- the rpmA gene encoding 50S ribosomal protein L27 — protein sequence MAHKKAGGSSRNGRDSESKRLGVKLFGGQSARAGNIIVRQRGTKWHPGDNVGLGKDHTLFALTDGQVTFRDGKLGRKYVHVMPITEATA from the coding sequence ATGGCACATAAGAAAGCAGGCGGCTCGTCCCGCAACGGACGCGACAGCGAGAGCAAGCGGCTCGGCGTGAAGCTGTTCGGCGGCCAGTCGGCTCGCGCCGGTAACATCATCGTGCGTCAGCGCGGCACCAAGTGGCACCCGGGAGACAACGTCGGCCTGGGCAAGGATCACACCCTTTTTGCGCTTACCGACGGGCAAGTCACGTTTCGTGACGGCAAGCTCGGTCGCAAATACGTCCACGTCATGCCGATTACGGAAGCGACAGCATAG
- a CDS encoding GNAT family N-acetyltransferase codes for MFARTPRLLLRPGFPEDAPALAAAISDETIVRNLATVPWPYRMRDAEAFLASPRDPFLPSLLMFERTDGAPQLVGSCGLGRRPSGAVEMGYWIARPFWGRGLATEACAALVEIARMLGLATLEGSHFLDNPASARVLEKLGFEPTGLIAPRLSCARGTDVPARLMRLRLDSAVTVEEQDEEALAA; via the coding sequence ATGTTCGCGAGAACGCCACGATTGCTGCTGAGGCCGGGTTTCCCGGAGGATGCGCCGGCGCTTGCTGCCGCGATTTCGGACGAGACCATCGTTCGCAATCTGGCGACGGTGCCGTGGCCCTATCGCATGCGCGACGCCGAAGCGTTCCTCGCCAGCCCGCGCGATCCCTTTCTCCCCTCGCTGCTCATGTTCGAGCGGACAGATGGCGCGCCCCAACTCGTCGGTTCCTGCGGCCTCGGCCGTCGGCCCTCCGGCGCGGTCGAGATGGGCTATTGGATTGCCCGGCCCTTTTGGGGTCGTGGGTTAGCCACCGAAGCCTGTGCGGCGCTGGTCGAGATCGCTCGGATGCTGGGGCTTGCCACCTTGGAAGGCTCGCACTTCCTCGACAATCCCGCTTCCGCGCGGGTGCTCGAGAAGCTCGGCTTCGAGCCTACCGGCCTGATCGCGCCGCGCTTGAGTTGTGCGCGCGGCACCGACGTCCCGGCCCGGCTGATGCGGCTACGGTTGGATTCTGCGGTGACTGTCGAAGAGCAGGATGAGGAGGCGCTGGCCGCTTAA
- a CDS encoding metal-dependent hydrolase, whose amino-acid sequence MTATTLPTPADLSITPRDRRFGRDADLTRLWHGGRVEATAIYNALSATFPIGEAYFVESVRAFREGAPPKLAEEIKAFTTQEAIHSREHDAFNKRAAVSGYDLSKLEQRVSDRLAITKSRPPIVNVAATMALEHFTAILAHQLLANPKHLEGADPETADLWRWHACEEIEHKGVAYDTWLYATRDWPRYKRWKVKAKVMLLVTRNFLVDRTAGSLELMRQDGVTGLRAWTLLLTYLWVRPGMFRKIAGAWFKYFLPGFHPWNEDDRILLRAYDATAKVESSTKRKVRRAA is encoded by the coding sequence ATGACTGCGACGACTCTGCCGACTCCCGCCGACCTCAGCATCACGCCGCGCGACCGGCGCTTTGGACGCGATGCAGATCTGACTCGCCTTTGGCACGGCGGGCGCGTCGAGGCGACCGCAATCTATAATGCTCTATCGGCGACTTTCCCGATCGGGGAAGCTTATTTTGTCGAGAGCGTCCGTGCCTTCCGTGAGGGCGCGCCACCCAAGCTCGCCGAAGAGATCAAGGCATTCACGACGCAGGAAGCGATTCATAGCCGCGAGCATGACGCCTTCAACAAGCGCGCGGCGGTTTCGGGCTACGACCTTTCGAAGCTCGAGCAGCGCGTCAGCGACCGGCTGGCGATCACCAAGTCGCGTCCGCCGATCGTCAATGTCGCCGCGACCATGGCGCTGGAGCATTTCACGGCGATCCTGGCGCATCAGTTGCTCGCCAATCCCAAGCATCTCGAGGGCGCGGACCCGGAGACGGCGGACCTGTGGCGCTGGCATGCGTGCGAGGAAATCGAGCACAAAGGCGTGGCTTACGACACTTGGCTCTATGCCACGCGAGACTGGCCGCGCTACAAGCGTTGGAAGGTCAAGGCGAAGGTGATGTTGCTGGTAACGCGCAACTTCCTGGTCGACCGCACTGCCGGTTCGCTCGAGCTCATGCGGCAGGACGGCGTCACCGGGCTGCGCGCATGGACATTGCTCCTGACCTACTTGTGGGTCCGGCCGGGGATGTTCCGGAAGATCGCGGGCGCGTGGTTTAAATATTTCCTGCCGGGCTTCCACCCGTGGAACGAGGACGACCGGATTCTCCTCCGCGCTTACGACGCGACGGCGAAGGTCGAATCGAGCACCAAGCGCAAGGTGAGGCGCGCGGCTTAA